The DNA segment AATGCGGTAGAGGGCCAGTTCTATTTCCTGATTACCGCATTTATCGAGACCCTGACTCTCAAAATCTACCTCTAAACCATCCGTGCCTTCAAACTGGAAACACAATTCTTCTATTGCAGCCGCAATTCCGAACATTTCCAGCTCATTCGGAATCATGTTATGAGAAATTCTTCTGACGCTCATGATTCCCTTATCGACCAGAAGCTTACTTTCTTTAATGAGTTCAATACTCCCGGAAGAAGTATTGTGTTTTTTTTCAAATTGTATGATCTTCACTCCAAGCGTAGAGAAAATACTCCCTACCTCATCATGGAGATCTTTTGCAACCCTGCGCCTTTCTTCTTCTATCTTTTCAATGTTATTTCGGGTCAATTTCCGCTGGTAATCTGCTTCGGTTTCTTTTAATTGTACTTGTTGGTTATAGAATTTCTTCTGGTATACAAAAAAGAGAACCACAACGGCAGCACTAAGCAGGAACATCACGAGCATGCCGGTAAACATGAAAAAATAAACGTCTAAGCCTTCCTGCGTTGCCATAAACCTATAAAGATTAAACAATAGAGTACACAGGAGAGAAAAGCATGTAATTGCCAGACGATCATATTGAACTTCAGACTCAATGGCAAAATGTAATTGCTAAGCATAAATAAGAGAAAACTCCCCGAGAAATAAATGAAAAAACCGGTATTGATCCAGAATGTAGCGCTTTTCTCAATTTGTATGTACAAGGTTTGTTTGGTTATTTTATAATAGTAAAATAAAGAGGTACTGATAATAATGATGCTTTCAAGCGTACGCGGGTAAGTATTAAATATATGCCATTTTTGAATAAAGAATGCATTGATCACACAAAAGACAAGAAATCCTGAAATGAGTACGATGAACCAGACCTTATCAATAGCATTTTTAAAAACGATCTGATAAAATAACATGATTGTAGAGAATTCAATCATGGTGTAGATGTGAAGAACCGGCAGGTTATTTTTGCTGGAGATCCACAATGAAGCACTGTAAATGGCTAAAACCGCAATTAGTATTAAGTGAATGCTAATCACTTTTAACTCTTTTGGATAGGATCGGAAATGCTTTAATGAAAGTATCAATGGGCAAAAAATGAAGCCCATTGAAAAAATTAAAGTGAGGTATTCAACTTTTAGTATTTTAGAAAACATACTTATTCTGCTAATGGACTCTCTGGTGGTGGACAGGTTGGCGGACAAGGCATTGTGAAGTCAAATATGTTGCTGTCTTCTTTAGCGTTCGCAGCCAGAGAAACTTCAGTATTGATCATATCACGGCCATATATATCTGCCGGAACCATAATTAACCGTTGCTCTCTTCCTTTTTCCATTTCTGTGTCCCAGCCAAAATAAACACGTACATAACTCGCGCCTTTTTCTTCTACCATGTCTTTTAATTCCTGTGCATCAATTAAATAAGATTTGATAAAGTTGCCGCGCGCTGCCCAGGCCCGGGTGATTTGCTGAGCTTCCGATAATGGGATCTCAAAGATACTTTTGTCGTGTTTAGACGAGTGACGTTCCATGTTTGTTGTTATTTTAAGTTATTATTTGATTTGTAAATCGAATGGCATTCTTTTAATTGGTTAATCTAAAATAAACATTTTTTGTTGAGTGGATTGATTATTTGCGCTGTATTTATATTTGTTACGCTCATGTTATTTATATGGGTATAAATACCTGTTTTTGATTTCGGGTAATCCAACGCGTATCTGGTTATCATCAATTGATGAACTTTAAATATCATTTTTAACCCTTGATTGATTTATGAAAGCTCCTGATCCTCTTTTTGTTACTTATTGGCTAGGCTACGCAAATCAAAAGATGATCATTGAAGAGCTCCCGAATGGAATTGACGTCATCAATCTGTTCCTGATTAATCTGGATCCTCAAAAGACATTGCAACACCTGTATCTGACCAGTAACGGAATGACCTGGGCCAGTATTCTGGCAGGGGTAAGGATACAGCAAAACAGAGGGGTTAAAGTTTTGGCATCCATTATTAGCTCGCCCAATCCACAAATATCCTGGAATACCATTACTGATCCTGCGGCTTTTGCAGCAGATGTTTACGATCTGGTGGTGAATA comes from the Pedobacter sp. FW305-3-2-15-E-R2A2 genome and includes:
- a CDS encoding sensor histidine kinase translates to MATQEGLDVYFFMFTGMLVMFLLSAAVVVLFFVYQKKFYNQQVQLKETEADYQRKLTRNNIEKIEEERRRVAKDLHDEVGSIFSTLGVKIIQFEKKHNTSSGSIELIKESKLLVDKGIMSVRRISHNMIPNELEMFGIAAAIEELCFQFEGTDGLEVDFESQGLDKCGNQEIELALYRITQELISNTVKHAEAKRVEIMLVCNNGEVSYDYQDDGIGFDHEQVRRGLGMHNITNRVEMNGGTLSYHTAQKGFGVSIYFPVKI